From the Bacillus tuaregi genome, one window contains:
- the rpiB gene encoding ribose 5-phosphate isomerase B has product MKVAIASDHGGVNIREEIKSLMDEMGIEYQDFGCECGTSVDYPDYALPVAEKVASGEFDRGILICGTGIGMSIAANKVKGIRCALVHDLFTAKVTREHNDSNILAMGERVIGPGLAREIAKTWLGGEFEGGRHANRVGKITAYENK; this is encoded by the coding sequence ATGAAAGTAGCTATCGCATCAGATCACGGTGGAGTGAATATTCGAGAAGAGATTAAAAGCTTAATGGACGAAATGGGTATTGAATACCAGGATTTCGGTTGTGAGTGCGGTACATCAGTGGATTATCCAGACTATGCCCTTCCGGTTGCGGAAAAAGTGGCAAGTGGTGAATTTGACAGAGGGATTCTTATCTGCGGGACAGGCATCGGCATGAGCATTGCTGCGAATAAGGTAAAGGGAATCCGCTGTGCTCTTGTACATGACCTATTTACGGCAAAGGTAACTCGCGAGCATAATGATAGTAACATTTTAGCAATGGGTGAGCGCGTAATCGGACCTGGTCTTGCTCGTGAAATCGCAAAAACGTGGTTAGGCGGCGAGTTCGAAGGTGGACGCCACGCTAATCGAGTAGGTAAAATAACAGCATACGAAAATAAGTAA
- a CDS encoding manganese efflux pump MntP produces the protein MPPIMGEIITIMIMGIALGMDAFSISLGMGMYKLRLRQVFKIGITIGIFHIFMPLLGMVAGRFLSEQFGEIAVYIGGALLLILGVQMIWSSLAKEEGSLITPVGFGLILFALSVSLDSFSVGLSLGIYGAQTLLVLACFGAGATILSWTGLLIGRRVQDWLGKYSEVLGGAILLFFGIKLLFPL, from the coding sequence ATGCCGCCAATTATGGGGGAAATCATTACGATTATGATTATGGGTATTGCGCTGGGGATGGATGCCTTTTCGATTAGCTTGGGGATGGGCATGTACAAGCTAAGGCTCCGGCAGGTTTTTAAAATTGGAATCACGATTGGAATTTTTCATATTTTTATGCCTCTGTTAGGAATGGTCGCCGGCCGCTTTTTATCGGAGCAGTTCGGGGAGATTGCGGTCTATATTGGCGGAGCGCTCCTGCTCATTTTAGGAGTGCAGATGATTTGGTCGAGTTTGGCAAAGGAGGAAGGAAGCCTGATTACACCGGTCGGCTTTGGTTTAATTCTATTTGCGCTGAGTGTCAGTCTGGATAGCTTCTCGGTAGGACTGTCATTAGGAATTTACGGTGCACAAACCCTGCTGGTGCTGGCTTGCTTCGGTGCGGGTGCGACGATTTTGTCTTGGACGGGTTTACTCATCGGCCGCCGCGTTCAGGATTGGCTTGGAAAATATAGTGAAGTGCTTGGTGGCGCCATCCTCCTTTTCTTCGGAATCAAGCTGTTGTTTCCACTTTAA
- a CDS encoding ATP synthase subunit I — protein sequence MLQFKTMFTRERKYIFYLLAVYVLGWGFTSYQSIFLGLILGTSLSLFNLWLLVKKIDQFGNVMEKGGKMRSLGMMSRMAAAIFAVMLAMEYPEYIHPISVVIGLMTAYIVIMIDSILQLFHSQK from the coding sequence ATGCTGCAGTTTAAAACGATGTTCACAAGAGAGCGCAAATACATATTTTATTTGTTAGCGGTATATGTACTAGGATGGGGCTTTACATCCTACCAATCCATATTTCTAGGTCTCATACTTGGCACGTCCCTGAGCCTGTTTAATTTATGGCTTTTGGTGAAAAAGATTGATCAATTTGGTAATGTGATGGAAAAGGGCGGCAAGATGCGCTCTCTCGGAATGATGTCGCGCATGGCAGCAGCCATTTTTGCTGTAATGCTGGCGATGGAATATCCTGAGTATATCCATCCTATTTCTGTGGTTATCGGCTTAATGACAGCTTACATTGTCATTATGATAGATAGTATTCTACAGCTTTTTCATTCGCAAAAATAG
- the upp gene encoding uracil phosphoribosyltransferase, with translation MAKVYVFDHPLIQHKLTYIRQKDTGTKEFRELVDEVATLMAFEITRDMPLEEIEIDTPVQKTKSRVLTGKKIGIVPILRAGIGMVDGVLKLIPAAKVGHIGLYRDPETLMPVEYYVKLPSDVEERDFIVVDPMLATGGSAIEAINSLKKRGGKHIKFMCLIAAPEGLEALKEAHPDVDIYIAALDEKLNDHGYIVPGLGDAGDRLFGTK, from the coding sequence GTGGCAAAAGTATATGTTTTTGATCATCCACTTATCCAGCATAAACTTACATATATTCGACAAAAGGATACGGGAACAAAGGAGTTCAGAGAGCTTGTTGATGAAGTGGCAACGCTTATGGCCTTTGAAATTACACGTGACATGCCTTTAGAAGAAATTGAAATTGATACTCCTGTGCAAAAAACGAAATCAAGAGTGTTAACTGGTAAAAAGATTGGGATTGTACCGATCCTTCGTGCCGGTATCGGAATGGTTGACGGCGTATTGAAGCTCATCCCGGCAGCAAAGGTTGGTCATATCGGTCTATACCGTGACCCGGAAACATTAATGCCGGTTGAATATTATGTGAAGCTTCCAAGTGATGTGGAGGAAAGAGATTTCATCGTAGTAGACCCGATGCTGGCAACAGGCGGCTCTGCGATTGAAGCGATTAACTCACTGAAAAAGCGCGGCGGCAAGCATATCAAATTCATGTGCTTGATTGCAGCTCCAGAGGGATTAGAGGCCTTAAAGGAAGCACATCCTGATGTGGATATCTATATTGCGGCATTGGATGAAAAATTAAATGACCACGGCTATATCGTTCCTGGATTAGGGGATGCCGGAGATCGTTTATTTGGAACAAAATAA
- the atpE gene encoding F0F1 ATP synthase subunit C, which translates to MGLLAAAIAIGLAALGAGIGNGLIVSRTVEGMARQPEAKGMLQTTMFIGVALVEAIPIIAVVIAFMVIGG; encoded by the coding sequence ATGGGTCTTTTAGCAGCAGCAATAGCAATTGGTTTAGCAGCACTTGGTGCCGGTATCGGTAACGGTCTTATCGTATCTCGTACAGTTGAAGGTATGGCACGTCAGCCAGAAGCAAAAGGTATGTTACAAACTACAATGTTCATCGGGGTTGCGTTAGTTGAGGCGATTCCTATCATCGCGGTTGTTATTGCGTTCATGGTTATCGGTGGCTAA
- a CDS encoding S8 family serine peptidase yields MRGWMMFLVIWFLFSTIPAGQVSSAATEKRTLQLPPLPKIDEQAEQIAIFLTKDGLASEELQQLLQKYSHTTLRNTFNYALKGFSAKGPAEELKRLARESVIADYSLVNHYKAADINALPNQGDNLEMIGADVVRGMFDGNHRRLTGKGVKVGVIDTGIDYRHEDLRKNYGGGQDVVDGDGDPMETTGIGGASTLHGTHVAGIIAANGRITGVAPDATILAYRALGPGGMGTTEQVIAAIEQAIKDKVDIINLSLGNNVNGPDLPLSVALNNAVDHGITAVTSSGNSGPNVWTVGSPGTAAKAISVGASTPTMKIPYIEVEGVKIRLEPLLGSVTWDLDRTYELADGGIGLPKQLRNMAGKIALIERGEITFSEKVDYAEKAGATAVIIYNNTKGPFLGNLDRSSKIPVMSISKKDGRELKKKAAQGQAYVKTYIIEEKDTLADFSSRGPVTTTWDIKPDIVAPGVAILSTIPGGYLSLQGTSMAAPHVAGACALLKQAHPKWGPVQIKAALMNYAKPLQDRNHDDYKTYEQGAGRIQLEESIAAAVLVYPASLQFGKFQLADRPHEHQAIITIENTSNAPQKITFEVPNKEPGMTWHMPMPVYLEAGEKKEVKLELEVDPQIFKKKIHDGSLTLHADGRDIGIPYLFVLEEPNYPRVMGFDFGAGDREGIYRYEVYLPGGAEEFGIALFDPDTYQFVQYLDWKRNTGKGMLQEDIPVEKLPPEGLYLSKVFARKAGQEDWIETYIQISKIIDIQH; encoded by the coding sequence ATGAGAGGGTGGATGATGTTTTTAGTCATATGGTTCCTTTTTTCAACGATACCAGCTGGACAGGTGTCCTCTGCTGCTACAGAAAAAAGAACACTCCAGCTGCCGCCGCTTCCGAAAATAGATGAGCAGGCTGAGCAAATTGCGATTTTCCTCACTAAAGATGGCTTAGCATCGGAAGAACTCCAGCAGCTCCTCCAGAAATACTCACATACAACCCTTCGAAATACCTTCAACTATGCGCTGAAGGGCTTTTCGGCGAAGGGACCTGCGGAGGAATTGAAAAGGCTGGCACGTGAATCAGTCATCGCTGATTATTCATTGGTCAATCACTATAAGGCGGCAGACATCAACGCCTTGCCAAATCAGGGTGATAATCTTGAGATGATTGGTGCTGACGTGGTTAGGGGGATGTTTGATGGGAATCACAGACGATTGACCGGAAAAGGAGTAAAAGTAGGGGTAATTGATACAGGCATCGATTACCGTCATGAGGACCTGAGGAAAAATTATGGCGGCGGGCAGGATGTCGTTGATGGCGATGGTGACCCGATGGAAACAACGGGAATTGGCGGTGCATCGACCCTTCATGGAACACATGTGGCCGGGATTATTGCCGCAAACGGACGGATTACAGGCGTTGCACCGGACGCGACGATACTTGCCTACCGCGCGCTTGGACCAGGCGGCATGGGCACGACGGAGCAGGTGATTGCCGCGATCGAGCAGGCAATCAAGGACAAGGTGGATATTATTAATTTATCGCTAGGCAACAATGTGAATGGGCCTGATCTGCCCTTAAGTGTGGCACTAAACAATGCGGTCGATCATGGCATCACCGCCGTGACATCATCAGGGAATTCTGGACCTAATGTATGGACGGTTGGTTCCCCTGGGACGGCAGCGAAGGCCATTTCCGTAGGCGCCTCAACGCCGACGATGAAAATCCCTTATATCGAGGTTGAAGGGGTGAAAATCAGGCTCGAGCCGCTGCTCGGGTCGGTAACCTGGGATTTGGACCGCACCTATGAGCTGGCAGACGGCGGGATTGGGTTGCCGAAGCAGTTGAGGAATATGGCAGGCAAGATTGCTCTTATCGAGCGTGGAGAAATTACTTTTTCCGAAAAAGTAGATTATGCGGAAAAGGCAGGGGCCACGGCGGTTATTATCTATAATAATACGAAGGGACCCTTTCTTGGTAACCTTGACCGAAGCAGCAAAATTCCAGTCATGAGCATATCCAAAAAGGATGGAAGAGAATTAAAGAAAAAAGCAGCTCAAGGTCAGGCATATGTAAAAACCTATATAATAGAAGAAAAAGATACGCTAGCAGACTTTAGTTCACGTGGTCCGGTTACGACTACATGGGATATTAAACCGGATATAGTCGCACCGGGGGTGGCGATTCTCAGCACGATTCCGGGGGGATATCTCAGCCTGCAGGGAACGAGCATGGCGGCCCCGCATGTTGCTGGAGCCTGTGCGCTTCTAAAGCAAGCGCATCCAAAATGGGGACCTGTGCAAATCAAGGCGGCACTGATGAACTATGCAAAGCCGCTGCAGGATAGAAACCATGATGATTATAAGACCTACGAGCAGGGGGCAGGCCGGATTCAGCTTGAAGAGTCGATTGCGGCAGCGGTCCTGGTCTATCCGGCGTCGCTCCAGTTCGGCAAGTTCCAGCTAGCTGACAGACCACATGAGCATCAAGCGATTATCACGATTGAGAATACCTCCAATGCTCCGCAGAAGATAACCTTTGAGGTTCCGAACAAGGAGCCTGGAATGACCTGGCATATGCCGATGCCTGTCTATCTGGAGGCTGGTGAGAAAAAGGAGGTAAAGCTGGAGCTCGAGGTTGACCCGCAAATTTTTAAGAAAAAGATTCACGATGGCAGCCTTACCCTACATGCGGATGGAAGGGATATCGGGATTCCCTATCTGTTTGTCCTGGAGGAGCCGAATTACCCCCGTGTCATGGGGTTTGACTTTGGTGCTGGTGATCGTGAAGGGATTTACCGCTATGAGGTCTACCTGCCGGGTGGAGCAGAGGAGTTTGGGATTGCTTTATTTGATCCGGACACGTACCAATTTGTGCAATACTTAGATTGGAAGCGGAATACGGGCAAAGGCATGCTTCAAGAGGATATTCCTGTCGAAAAGCTGCCGCCAGAGGGCTTGTACTTGTCGAAAGTCTTCGCAAGAAAGGCCGGTCAGGAGGATTGGATCGAAACGTACATTCAAATATCAAAAATTATAGATATACAACATTGA
- a CDS encoding methyl-accepting chemotaxis protein — translation MAISAESAAASEQAQAIASTITEIASGADNSAVSIQETAEAVDQVIHIAAKVEKKAVTSEKLSVEMVDDLHHAKEVIQSLISGIETLANDNQHSLQTVKMLEENASQVERVIGLVGEIAAQTNLLALNASIEAARAGEHGRGFAVVAEEVRGLADESARAVKEITGQVKTIQHGVQNVVQQITKQVDHASHEVKKGTETTAALEEVTNSINQMAVSTSEIKELVNQQMTGIKALSNQSEAVAGIAEETSASTQEVTASILQQTAVISSVEQLTIELKEQAEVLKSTIIRFKV, via the coding sequence ATGGCGATTTCGGCAGAGTCAGCGGCAGCCTCTGAACAGGCACAAGCGATTGCCTCGACGATAACAGAAATAGCCTCTGGTGCTGACAATTCAGCGGTTTCGATACAGGAAACAGCGGAAGCGGTTGATCAGGTCATTCATATTGCTGCCAAGGTGGAGAAAAAGGCGGTGACGTCTGAAAAATTGTCCGTCGAAATGGTTGATGATTTACATCATGCCAAAGAGGTCATTCAATCGCTGATATCTGGCATTGAAACACTGGCAAATGATAACCAGCATTCGCTGCAAACCGTGAAGATGCTGGAGGAAAATGCGTCACAGGTGGAGCGGGTGATTGGGCTTGTTGGAGAAATTGCGGCCCAAACGAATCTGTTGGCATTGAATGCCTCCATTGAAGCGGCACGGGCCGGCGAGCATGGCAGGGGCTTTGCGGTTGTTGCCGAGGAAGTGCGTGGGTTGGCGGATGAAAGCGCAAGGGCAGTGAAGGAAATCACCGGTCAAGTCAAAACGATTCAGCATGGCGTGCAAAACGTTGTTCAGCAAATCACAAAACAGGTCGACCATGCTTCGCATGAGGTGAAAAAGGGCACAGAAACGACAGCTGCTTTGGAGGAGGTGACGAACAGCATCAATCAGATGGCTGTCTCAACCTCTGAAATCAAGGAGCTTGTTAACCAACAGATGACAGGGATTAAAGCGTTATCGAACCAGTCTGAGGCCGTTGCGGGAATAGCTGAGGAAACCTCCGCAAGCACACAGGAGGTTACGGCTTCGATTCTCCAGCAGACCGCTGTTATCTCAAGTGTGGAGCAGCTGACAATTGAGTTAAAAGAACAAGCGGAAGTATTGAAAAGTACGATTATCAGGTTTAAAGTATAA
- the atpB gene encoding F0F1 ATP synthase subunit A — translation MNHEAPMREFLGLNFNLANVLMITVASLIVFLIAVISTRRLAMKPTGMQNFMEWVMDFVKGIINSNMDWKTGGRFHVLGITIIMYIFVSNMLGLPFSITYDGVLWWKSPTADPTVTLTLAAMIIGLSHYYGVKLRGFGAYGKEFFKPFWFMFPIKIIEEFANTLTLGLRLYGNIYAGEILLGLLAGGLATGVGGTIAAIIPTLAWQGFSVFVGAIQSFIFTMLTMVYLSHKVSSDH, via the coding sequence ATGAATCATGAAGCACCTATGAGAGAGTTTCTAGGTTTAAATTTCAATTTAGCCAACGTATTGATGATTACAGTTGCAAGTTTGATTGTATTCCTCATTGCCGTAATTTCTACCAGACGACTTGCCATGAAGCCGACTGGCATGCAAAACTTCATGGAGTGGGTCATGGATTTTGTCAAGGGTATTATTAATAGTAATATGGATTGGAAAACTGGAGGAAGATTCCATGTATTGGGAATCACCATTATCATGTATATCTTTGTCTCCAACATGCTAGGGCTTCCGTTTTCGATTACATATGACGGAGTACTGTGGTGGAAGTCACCAACAGCTGACCCTACTGTAACACTAACTTTAGCTGCCATGATTATTGGTTTATCACATTATTATGGGGTTAAGTTAAGGGGATTCGGAGCATACGGTAAGGAGTTCTTCAAGCCGTTTTGGTTCATGTTCCCAATTAAGATTATCGAGGAATTCGCTAACACCTTAACGTTAGGTCTTCGTCTTTACGGTAACATCTATGCAGGGGAAATCCTGCTCGGACTTCTAGCCGGAGGTCTGGCAACAGGGGTAGGCGGCACGATTGCAGCCATCATCCCAACACTTGCATGGCAAGGCTTCTCAGTCTTTGTCGGCGCAATCCAATCGTTTATCTTCACGATGTTAACAATGGTTTATCTATCACATAAAGTGAGCTCAGACCATTAA
- a CDS encoding AtpZ/AtpI family protein, whose protein sequence is MSQSRPFKAIALMSAILSQLVGTILVGIFLGRWLDGLIGTAPLFLILGLLIGLTAGIFAIFHTIQHFNQENDK, encoded by the coding sequence ATGAGTCAAAGTCGCCCTTTCAAAGCCATTGCGCTCATGTCAGCAATATTATCGCAGCTGGTTGGCACCATTTTGGTTGGAATTTTTCTAGGAAGATGGTTGGATGGTCTTATCGGGACTGCACCGCTTTTTTTAATCCTTGGTTTACTCATAGGATTGACTGCGGGAATCTTCGCAATTTTCCACACAATACAACATTTTAACCAGGAGAACGATAAATAA
- a CDS encoding TIGR01440 family protein, producing the protein MSFQIMTIQEQTQTILTDIQNLVELRKGQIFVIGCSTSEVQGATIGTSGTIDTAEILFTEFKRFQESTGVELAFQCCEHLNRALVVEREVAEKHGFELVSVVPARNAGGSMATYAYQHMTDPVVVEFIRADAGIDIGDTFIGMHLKHVAVPIRASIDTIGNAHVTLARTRPKLIGGERAVYEKSKSNKSCR; encoded by the coding sequence ATGAGCTTTCAAATTATGACGATTCAAGAGCAAACGCAAACCATCCTAACCGATATTCAGAACCTGGTTGAGCTGCGCAAAGGGCAAATTTTTGTGATTGGCTGCAGCACGAGCGAAGTGCAGGGAGCGACAATCGGGACATCGGGAACAATAGATACGGCGGAGATTCTTTTCACGGAATTTAAAAGGTTTCAGGAAAGCACAGGCGTTGAACTTGCGTTTCAGTGCTGCGAGCATTTAAACCGGGCGTTGGTTGTGGAAAGGGAAGTCGCTGAAAAGCATGGCTTCGAACTCGTTTCGGTAGTGCCGGCGAGAAATGCGGGCGGGTCGATGGCGACTTACGCTTATCAGCATATGACCGATCCGGTGGTGGTCGAATTCATTCGTGCCGATGCCGGCATCGATATTGGCGATACCTTCATCGGCATGCATCTAAAGCATGTTGCTGTACCGATTCGCGCATCGATTGACACAATCGGCAACGCCCATGTGACGCTTGCCAGGACAAGACCAAAGCTCATCGGGGGCGAACGCGCTGTCTATGAGAAATCCAAATCCAATAAGTCTTGCAGGTAA
- a CDS encoding serine hydroxymethyltransferase, with amino-acid sequence MKHVAQQDEKVFKAIQLELGRQRSKIELIASENFVSEAVMEAQGSVLTNKYAEGYPAKRYYGGCEYVDIVEDIARDRAKEIFGAEHVNVQPHSGAQANMAVYFTILEPGDTVLGMNLAHGGHLTHGSPVNFSGVQYNFVEYGVDKETQYIDYDDVAEKARQHKPKLIVAGASAYPRQIDFKKFREIADEVGAYLMVDMAHIAGLVAAGKHPSPVPHAHFVTTTTHKTLRGPRGGMILCKEEFAKAIDKSIFPGIQGGPLMHVIAAKAVALGEVQQESFKDYAQNVINNAQRLAEGLLKEGLGLVSNGTDNHLLLVDLRTLGLTGKVAEHVLDEVGITVNKNAIPYDPEKPFVTSGIRIGTAAVTSRGFGLEDMDEIASIIGLVLKNHENEAKLQEARERIEALTSKFVLYPEY; translated from the coding sequence ATGAAACACGTAGCACAGCAGGATGAAAAAGTCTTTAAAGCGATACAGCTTGAGCTTGGCCGTCAACGCTCAAAAATTGAATTAATTGCCTCAGAAAACTTTGTCAGTGAAGCAGTCATGGAAGCACAAGGATCTGTTTTAACCAATAAATATGCAGAAGGCTATCCAGCAAAACGCTATTATGGCGGTTGTGAATATGTGGATATTGTGGAAGATATCGCTCGAGATCGTGCGAAGGAAATTTTCGGTGCTGAGCACGTGAACGTACAGCCGCACTCTGGTGCACAAGCAAACATGGCGGTATACTTCACAATTCTTGAGCCAGGCGATACAGTGCTTGGGATGAACCTTGCTCACGGCGGTCACTTAACACACGGAAGCCCGGTTAACTTCAGTGGTGTGCAATATAACTTTGTCGAGTACGGTGTTGACAAGGAAACACAATATATTGACTACGACGATGTAGCAGAAAAAGCACGTCAGCATAAGCCAAAGCTTATTGTTGCCGGTGCCAGTGCGTATCCAAGACAAATTGATTTCAAGAAGTTCCGTGAAATTGCCGATGAAGTAGGCGCTTATTTAATGGTGGATATGGCGCATATTGCGGGTCTTGTTGCAGCAGGCAAGCATCCAAGCCCTGTGCCACATGCACACTTTGTGACAACAACGACGCATAAAACATTACGCGGACCACGTGGCGGAATGATCCTTTGTAAAGAAGAGTTTGCGAAGGCAATCGATAAATCCATCTTCCCTGGCATCCAAGGCGGTCCATTAATGCACGTAATCGCTGCTAAAGCAGTGGCTCTTGGTGAAGTACAACAGGAAAGCTTCAAAGACTATGCGCAAAATGTGATTAACAATGCACAGCGCCTAGCTGAAGGCTTACTAAAGGAAGGTTTAGGTCTTGTTTCAAACGGAACGGACAACCACCTATTACTTGTAGACCTACGTACACTTGGTCTTACTGGTAAAGTGGCAGAGCACGTTCTTGATGAAGTTGGAATTACGGTTAACAAAAATGCGATCCCGTATGATCCAGAAAAGCCATTCGTGACAAGCGGTATCCGTATCGGTACAGCAGCAGTTACTTCACGCGGCTTCGGTCTTGAAGATATGGACGAAATTGCCTCCATCATTGGTTTAGTATTGAAAAACCATGAGAATGAAGCAAAGCTTCAGGAAGCAAGAGAGCGCATTGAAGCTTTAACAAGCAAGTTTGTACTATATCCTGAATATTAA
- the wecB gene encoding non-hydrolyzing UDP-N-acetylglucosamine 2-epimerase: protein MSPIKVMTIFGTRPEAIKMAPLVLELKKQPEHFESIVTVTAQHRQMLDQVLKIFEIVPDYDLNMMKDRQTLVDVTTRGLEGLDAVMKEVEPDIVLVHGDTTTTFVASLAAYYNRITVGHVEAGLRTWNKYSPYPEEMNRQLTGVMADLHFAPTAKSAQNLVQENKREDWIFITGNTAIDALKTTVKEDYQHEILERLGDERLILLTAHRRENLGEPMRNMFRAIKRLVEEHKDVKVVYPVHMNPAVREVAAEILGNDERIQLIEPLDVIDFHNFASRAHLILTDSGGVQEEAPSLGVPVLVLRDTTERPEGIEAGTLKLAGTEEETIYSLANELLTDESEYVKMAKAANPYGDGHASRRICEAIRYYFKKIDSRPEQYK from the coding sequence ATGAGCCCGATTAAGGTGATGACAATTTTCGGGACAAGACCGGAGGCGATTAAAATGGCTCCGCTTGTACTGGAGCTGAAAAAGCAGCCGGAGCATTTTGAATCGATTGTGACGGTGACGGCCCAGCACCGGCAAATGCTTGATCAGGTGCTGAAGATCTTTGAGATTGTCCCTGATTATGATTTGAATATGATGAAGGACCGCCAAACGCTTGTGGATGTAACGACCCGGGGGCTTGAGGGGCTTGATGCAGTGATGAAAGAGGTCGAGCCAGATATCGTATTAGTGCACGGCGATACGACCACCACCTTTGTCGCCAGCCTTGCTGCTTACTATAATAGGATAACGGTTGGCCATGTTGAGGCAGGCTTAAGGACATGGAATAAGTATTCGCCTTATCCTGAGGAGATGAACCGTCAGCTGACAGGTGTGATGGCGGATTTGCATTTTGCCCCGACGGCGAAATCCGCTCAAAACCTAGTGCAGGAAAATAAACGTGAGGACTGGATTTTTATTACCGGCAATACGGCCATCGATGCCTTGAAAACAACGGTGAAGGAGGATTATCAGCATGAGATTCTAGAGCGGCTTGGTGACGAACGCTTAATCCTCTTGACAGCCCATCGCCGTGAAAACTTAGGCGAGCCGATGCGGAATATGTTTCGCGCGATTAAACGGCTTGTTGAGGAGCATAAGGATGTTAAGGTCGTTTATCCCGTCCATATGAATCCAGCCGTCCGTGAAGTGGCTGCTGAAATTCTTGGCAATGATGAGCGAATTCAATTAATTGAGCCACTTGATGTGATTGATTTTCATAACTTTGCCTCCCGTGCCCATCTGATTCTGACCGATTCAGGCGGTGTTCAGGAGGAGGCGCCGTCCCTTGGTGTACCTGTTCTTGTCCTGCGTGATACAACCGAGCGCCCGGAAGGAATTGAAGCAGGCACCCTGAAGCTGGCTGGGACGGAGGAGGAGACAATCTACTCTCTGGCAAACGAGCTTCTCACAGACGAGTCTGAGTATGTAAAAATGGCCAAGGCCGCCAATCCATACGGCGATGGACATGCCTCCCGTCGTATTTGTGAAGCAATTAGATATTATTTCAAAAAAATAGATTCAAGACCTGAACAGTATAAATAA
- a CDS encoding polysaccharide deacetylase family protein produces the protein MKKKYIYIGAGLLLFLLLFYGTYELASSRTFQLFGGLTDQVETKEKVVALTFDDGPSENVKEILPLLDQYKVKATFFLIGQDIEQHPDEAKQMVAAGHQIGNHTYSHKRMVFKSPSYIKEELENTDQLIREAGYKDVIDFRPPYGKKLIGLPYYLNRLNKETITWNLEPDSFYSTAADKINYIEENIEPGSIILLHPMYADADEVLETIEGVIQSLQQKGYTFVTVDELQSIES, from the coding sequence ATGAAGAAAAAATATATATATATCGGTGCAGGGCTTTTGCTCTTTCTTCTTTTATTTTATGGTACCTATGAATTAGCCTCCTCAAGGACGTTTCAGCTGTTTGGCGGCTTAACGGATCAGGTGGAGACGAAGGAAAAGGTCGTGGCCTTGACCTTTGATGATGGACCGAGTGAAAACGTCAAGGAAATCCTGCCGCTATTGGACCAGTACAAGGTGAAGGCGACGTTTTTTCTCATCGGTCAGGATATCGAGCAGCATCCTGACGAAGCCAAGCAAATGGTAGCAGCCGGACACCAAATTGGCAATCACACCTATTCCCATAAACGCATGGTGTTCAAATCGCCTTCTTATATCAAAGAAGAGCTTGAAAATACCGATCAGCTGATTCGGGAGGCCGGGTATAAGGACGTGATTGACTTTCGACCGCCATACGGCAAAAAGCTTATCGGATTGCCGTATTATTTAAATCGATTAAACAAGGAAACGATCACCTGGAATCTGGAGCCTGACAGCTTCTACAGCACCGCCGCCGACAAAATCAATTATATCGAGGAAAATATTGAGCCAGGCTCGATTATTCTGCTGCACCCGATGTATGCCGATGCGGACGAGGTTCTCGAAACAATCGAGGGAGTTATTCAATCACTCCAGCAAAAGGGCTATACCTTCGTCACCGTCGATGAATTGCAAAGCATTGAATCCTAG
- a CDS encoding low molecular weight protein arginine phosphatase: protein MMKVLFVCTGNTCRSPMAESILRKMEIPGLEVRSAGIYAQSGSAASVNAIKVLDEQKIPHQHQASTLDEDQVEWADYIFTMTTGHKETILARYSQARSKTFTLKEYAKMEGYPDIADPFGGSVDIYREAFHEIKEAIEKAMEKLQ, encoded by the coding sequence ATGATGAAAGTGTTATTTGTTTGTACAGGAAATACATGCAGAAGTCCGATGGCGGAATCGATTCTTCGAAAGATGGAGATTCCCGGGTTGGAAGTGCGGTCGGCTGGAATCTATGCGCAATCGGGAAGTGCGGCTTCTGTGAATGCGATAAAGGTCTTGGATGAACAGAAGATTCCCCATCAACATCAGGCCTCCACGCTTGATGAGGATCAGGTGGAATGGGCGGACTATATTTTTACGATGACAACTGGACACAAGGAAACCATTTTAGCTCGATATTCGCAGGCTCGTTCGAAAACGTTTACCTTAAAGGAATATGCGAAGATGGAAGGCTATCCTGATATTGCCGACCCATTCGGCGGATCTGTTGATATCTATCGAGAAGCCTTTCATGAAATTAAGGAAGCGATTGAAAAGGCTATGGAAAAATTACAGTAA